Within Desulfobacter sp., the genomic segment GGAAACCTGCCCCATCGTTGACCGGTCCGGCAAAGCCGCAGAAACCCAGGTATTGCTGGTGGGAGAATTCACCGCCGCCTACCGCCTGGCGGACGAAACCGGTTTTTTAAACTACTCCCCCGGTGAACGAAAGCTGTTCGCCCTCTCCCGCCTCCCCGACAGGGGCATGCAGGCAAAGATCACCCAGTACATGGACGGCCTAAGGGAGGCAGTGCCCATGGATATCTCCAGGGGCGGGGCCTTAAGCCAGCTCACCCACCAGCTCAGCTTCAAGGAGCAGATCCCCAAGGGCGGGGCCCTGGTCTGGCCCATCCTGGCCATCCTGGCCGCCGGCGGCCTCATCGTCCTGGAACGGATTATCTTTTTTCTGCGCCGGAAAATCCGGCTGGAAAAAGCCGTCTCTACCATTGAAGCGGCAGCCGACGCCCGGAAATGGAATGACTGCACAGCCATCTGCGACAAATATGCAAGAAATCCGGTCATCCGGGTGATCCGGGCGGGTATCGGCAGCCGCACCCTCCCCCGGGAGGATATGGAAAACGCGGTCCAGGAGGCCATTCTCAAGGAAATCCCCCCCATGGAGCGCTTTCTTTCCACCATGGGCATGCTGGCCGCCATTGCCCCGCTCCTGGGGCTCTTAGGAACCGTCACGGGCATGATCGACACCTTCCATGTTATCACCATGCACGGCACCGGCGACCCCCGGATGATGTCCGGCGGCATTTCCGAGGCCCTGGTCACCACCATGCTGGGGCTCTCGGTTGCCATCCCCATCATGCTGGCCCACACCCTGCTGAGCCGGTCCGTTGAAAGCACCCTGGGGCTGATGGAGGAAAAGGCCGTTGCCCTGATCAATATCGTACAGAAGCACCAGGGGGCATGATGGAGGCCTTTATCCGGGAAAACCTGGAGCTGACAGCCGACCTGCTCCATGACGGCGGCATGGTCATGGTGCCCCTGGTGGTCTTGAGCCTTTTCATGTGGCTGCTCATCATCGAACGGGCCCTTTTCTTCCGGCGGCTATACCGCAAAAACATGAACGCCCGCACCGCGCTTTCCCTGGTCCGGGAGGGCCGTATGCCGGATCTGGGAAAGCAAAAGGGGGCGGTGAGCCTGCTGGTGGCCGAATTCTTAGGCTGCCGCACCGGCAACAGCCCCCTGGACCGCCACCTGCTGGATGCCTCCGTGGACCGGATCAACCGGCGGCTGACCCGGTCCCTGGCCCTGATCGGGGTGCTGGCGGCCATGGCGCCCCTCATGGGGCTGCTGGGGACGGTCACCGGCATGATCACCACCTTTGACGTCCTGGCCGTCTTCGGCACGGGCAATGCCAAGGCCATGGCCGGGGGGATCTCAGAATCCCTGATCACCACCCAGACC encodes:
- a CDS encoding MotA/TolQ/ExbB proton channel family protein, coding for MKRHLPIIVLLCIFFALTCSSPGALAQDMRLLSIETQKKEAAMKEKAAMELTAARAEAAQSRQKITTDRKRLNHAIAELTRKKQDLQNRIKALSAENTALDKTDAQLAKTLESALGMVKELSGVVRMNAKDIKSVVDSSPIAGVFHPDTGFLKEIADAAVFPGMDHIRKMADLLFDQIRRGGNVSVETCPIVDRSGKAAETQVLLVGEFTAAYRLADETGFLNYSPGERKLFALSRLPDRGMQAKITQYMDGLREAVPMDISRGGALSQLTHQLSFKEQIPKGGALVWPILAILAAGGLIVLERIIFFLRRKIRLEKAVSTIEAAADARKWNDCTAICDKYARNPVIRVIRAGIGSRTLPREDMENAVQEAILKEIPPMERFLSTMGMLAAIAPLLGLLGTVTGMIDTFHVITMHGTGDPRMMSGGISEALVTTMLGLSVAIPIMLAHTLLSRSVESTLGLMEEKAVALINIVQKHQGA
- a CDS encoding MotA/TolQ/ExbB proton channel family protein, encoding MEAFIRENLELTADLLHDGGMVMVPLVVLSLFMWLLIIERALFFRRLYRKNMNARTALSLVREGRMPDLGKQKGAVSLLVAEFLGCRTGNSPLDRHLLDASVDRINRRLTRSLALIGVLAAMAPLMGLLGTVTGMITTFDVLAVFGTGNAKAMAGGISESLITTQTGLVVAIPGLYMKGFLDRRAEGISRRVRRVGLYLKRHL